AAAAGATAACGGCACACAACATCGGAACTTATTCTGCCACATTCACAGTAGGTCCAAACGTTCCATCAGGCACCTATAAAGTTACTTTGATAGCGTACTCCCCAAACGGCGTGTTTGATACAATGACAATAGACTTTGTCGTTCCCTAAATATAATTTTTTCTTTTTTTATATTCTATTTTTTATTTCCTTCTTTTTCCATATCCTTATATGTACAAAAATTATAAAGTGTAAGATAGAAATGCATCCTCAAATAAAAGAATATTTGGAGAAACAATCTCCAGATAGACGGAAAATAATGGAACGCTTACGCGAGATTCTAGTTGAAGCAGTCCCCAGTCTAAAAGAAAAAATGGAATATGGCGTAATGTGTTATGATGATCTGTACTACATTGCAAATCTCCCCAAACAAGTTAACATGGGATTTTCAATCATAGGATTGGCACCTGAAGAAGTTAAATTATTTCAAGGTGGGGGGAAGACCATGCGCCACTTGAAATTTGAAAATATTGATTCAATTGACGAAGAAGAGCTCGTTAAGGTCATCAATTTAGTGCGTGACAAAGCGTCTCCTGTCCATCCAAAAATAAGAAATAAATAAAATAAAATTTAAGGAACAACGAAATCAAATGTTATTCTATCAAAGACGCCATTTGGAGAAAATGCGACCATTGTAACTTGGTATGTGTCCGATGGAACATTTGAGCCTAATGTGAACGTTGCACTGTATGTAACTATGTTATGTGCATTTATTGTCTGTGTTTGAGGAGTAACATTTACAGTTACGCCTTGAGGAAGACCCTCAAATTTTACTCTAGAATCATTTTGTGTGAAGAACCCTCTATTTTCTACCTGCAGAAATACTTGCTGGCTACCGGGTGACATTTCGAATGCTGAAAGCACTTTGCCGTCTTTTATAACTGAAGGGCCTCCTGCAACATTGAAGCTCTCTATGTCGACCTTTGGGTATAGAATGGCAATAGGTGATGACTTCTTTACACAACTCCAGCAGCACTCTCTTTCTAGAATAACTCCAAACCCTTCCGAATTGAAATCTCCACTAGCGCTTATTGTAACTGAAGAAGGGAGCTGTTCAAAGGTACGGGGATCGGGGTCATATTCCTGGCTGTCGTGGAATAAAAATGGTATAGGGGATTTGTATTTAGATGTATTAAAATCTCTTCCATTAACTGTTATAGTGCCGGAACCGCTATAATATATCCAAAGCTCAAAAGATTCTTGAAATAGTTCACAGCGGTAATTGGAAAGCGTATACTCGCATTGCCCGAGATTAATGGGCGGCTCAACATTGCAATCAAGACATACCCCTGAAAAAGTAGCTGGCTTGGCTACGCATCTTTCTAGATTAAAGATATATGGGGTAAAAGTTATGTTCCCGATATTTTTTGGCCCAGATATGAGGAGCTCTCTATGGCAAGAGGAAATAGAATTTTCATAGATTTGAATATAGTTCCCATTGGCACAGAGCATCCCCACACCTGCCAATAATATACACGATAACAGAATAGGTAATATCTTTTTCATAAATAACACCATTTGTAATTAAGAAAAGATTCAAATATTTAAACATTTGCTTGTGTTGAAATATTATCTGTCCCGCATTAAGAGGAATCTTAAAAAAATGTTTATGTCTTTCGGCTTGATAAAAAAGGCAGGAACTTTCTTCTGGTAACTTTTATATGAATCCCCAAAACGCTGGATTAATTCTTTCTCCTCAACAAGATATATGTGAACATAAAATCCTAAAAGGAAAGTGAGAAATGATAAAAACGATAGAATGGTAAATGTGTGAAATGTTCCGCCAAGTGCTATGATGAGCATACTCGCGTAAGCTGGATGGCGGAGGACTGAATAGATTTCATTTTCTTGGATTCGGCTCTCTTCTGGAAAGTAGAGGTACACAACAGCCATGTAATCAACACCAAAGACTTGGATGGCCCGAGCACACATCATTAATCCAATTATTAGGAGGATAACAGCTAAGATTTCTGTGACATAGAAAATTACTGAGCCGACACCACCAAAGAAGCCCTCAAGTGATGTAGCCAGACTTTGAAGTGGGGATGATGCCCAGAAGGTCGGCGCATAAGAATAATATGGTATGTACTGATTGAATGCGATAGAAATCACCATTATTATTCCCGCAAAGCCAGAGAAAACTATCCGTTGGTATGAAGTGGGCCCATACCTCTCCTTCAAGCTATTCCGCCATAGCCACATCTGCCACACGAGGAATAATCCAGTAATCTCTAAAAGTAGAACTCCGAATAAAGGAAAAAATGAAAGGAGGATCATGCTCGTACCCGAAGTCATTAAGAGCTCAGGCAGGGTATCAAAGATAGTATAAATCAAAAAAGTTATAATAGAGATAAAGATTATGTAGAGCGGTATAACAGCTATTCTCTTACCCGAAAGGATGGGCAATTTTTCCCGAAATTTAACAAATCCTTTGATAATCACCAAACAACCTCATTAGTATATCTTAAAATTATTATAAAATAGTATCGACTTGTAATTAACGTCTATTTAAACAAATATTTAAATAATATTCCTCTTTTTTAGAGCCATATTAGATAAATTCGAAAGTCTTATATAAAATGAAAAATAGAATGTAATGATGAAAAAAATAATAGTTTTAGTATTGGGCCTTGTATTGGTAATAGTATCCCTTGGATGTACAGGAATTTAATTTTTATATATTTTTTTAAAGGTGGGGAAACTAAAAATGAATACTTAGATTTAGTTTTATCCTCTATCACAAAGCCCATCATTATTCTGGTCGGTCCACAATGGGCACGAAGGAGATCCGCAGTGGCGGTCTCTTGGACAGGTACCTGCCAATGAACTGTAATCTTCTTTTTCAACTACGACGTCTGCGGATACTATTTCTTGATTTTTTTCATCAGTCGCATATGCTATTAGTTCATCTTTATGTTCCAGTTCCGATATATTCTCTGATTGAACAATCACACTTTCAGAGAGATATATTGACATATTCAGAAGAACTAAAAGCCCTAGAATAAAGGATATATGCTTTTTATTTAACTTCTGTATTTCAAATTTTCCCAGAAATTTATTCTTTGTTATTGTTGTAAGCCATTTCAAATGTAACACGACATGAACAAATGCTAAGGCGCCCATGATCATGCCTGACCAATCATGTATATTTGATAATAACAAAATTGGTACTTTGGAATAGCTTAAACTGAGTTGGTCTATTAATCCGGGCCATTTTATTATACCGGTTGATATGCACAAAAGGGAGGATACTAGGATCCCCATATCAATCCAGTAATTTACCATAACCTTCTTCAATTGAACTACCTCATCTGGTAGTTCTTGAGGAGTTATAAAGACATTATGCAATTTAGTGCCCTAACAATGTGATAGAATAAAGGTACATGAAATTCCCGGTAAACTTATATCCCTTGAAAATAACTAGTAATGGAGGCATATGCTGAATAAAAAGATAATTGTCCTCTTATTGGGGATTTTACTGTTGATCTCTGTAATGGGCTGTGCAACTAAAGAGATTGAGTTAATTGACAGGGAAAGCAAGATCCCGCCAAACGCAGTAAAGGTCACGCCTGAAACAGATTTGAATCCCCCAAAATCTTACTCTTTAGACTATTATGATCCAGTTCCCTTGCCATACCCAATTAATACTAGAGGTGGTGAAGATTCTGCTTTTATACTACCAGAAGGGAAAACCCTCTACTTTTGGTTTACCCCTGATGTCAACATACCCGTTGAAAAACAACTTATCGATGGAGTAACTGGTATATACGTTTCACATAAATCTGGAGATACGTGGAGCAAGCCTGAAAGGATTATATTACAGGATCCTAGAAAACTGGCCTTAGACGGGTGCAGCTTTGTTAAGGATAATACAATGTTTTTCTGTTCTGCAAGAGAGGGGTACACGGGTATGAATTGGTTTACGGCTGAATTTGACCCATCGACCAGTAAATGGAAAAACTGGATGAAAGTCAATTTCCCCGAAAGTTATGAAGTTGGAGAGTTACACATCTACGGCGATGAGTTGTATTTCCATTCCGCCAGGGCAGGTGGAAAAGGTGGATTAGATCTCTGGGTCATGGAAAAAGATTCCAAAGGAGAATGGTCTGAGCCAAAAAACGTTACAAATGTCAATACTGCAAGAGACGAAGGGTGGCCTGTTATTTCCCCAGATGGAAAAGAATTGTGGATTAGTAGAGACTATGGCCTTTGGAGGTCAAAAAGGGTAAATGGAACATGGACAGAGCCTGAGCTTATAATCTCACCTCTCGCAGGGGAGGCTTCTATAGATGTTGACGGAAATGTCTATTTTACCCACCACTTCTATAAAGATGACAAGATGATTGAAGCAGATATCTATGTTGCGTATAAAAAATGAGTAGTAGATATTATTTTGAAAAATAACATTAGAAAACGTGGTTACAATGGATTGCATATTATGTAAGAAAGAAATCGAGGGATACGATCCAAAATTTAATCAATTGAAAATTAATGAATCCCATAGCGTAGACATATGTTTGGAATGTATCGATAAATTTCTTAAATGGCAACAAGCTGTGTTTGCAACTCTTTTCCCAACAAAAGCAGCCAAGAAGTGGGCTAGTAAGAAATAAGGGATTATAATCTGTTATTTTTAGTTAGCTTATCTATAAAATTCGATAACTTTATATAGTTTTTGGTAATTATTATTGATATCAAAATAAGTGATTACTATGAAAAAGAAATTTTCGATACTGATAACGTTATTAGTTTTTGGAAGCATTTTTGGAGTTACCTCCATTTTTGGTGAGGATCTTGATTTAGAGATTAAAGACTTCAATATCTATGGTTTTGATACAGAATATGGGCATATTTATGACGCAGAGAGCAAGGATGGATCCTTAACCGATACTTATTATGACTATGCTTTTATTTTATATGTAGATGGAGATGAATACGATGACGCATCAGACAATTACACGACCGAAGCTGACGGTAGAGAGTATGCCCTTGATACGGAAATCATGTCAGATCTTATCGTGTACAGAAAGGTTTACTTCCCTGAAGATCGTAACTGGATTAGATATCTTGAGATACTCCATAATCCCACAAGTTCCCCGATAACTGTTTACGTTGAAATCGACACCACTCTTGGCTCAGGCAGCGATACACGATGTGTAAAGACTTCAAGCGGTGATACTTTAGCAGATGTAAATGATTACTGGGTCGTATCTGATGACGAGTATGGCGGCAATACAAAATCTCGCCCTTCTCTTTCTCATGTATGGGACGGACCTGGCGGTGCTGACAGGATAGATTATCTAAGTGGATTAAATGATGAAAACGGCGATATGTATTACAGATGGGATGATGTTACTATAAATCCAGGGCAAACTGTTGTCCTAATGCATTTTGGAGGATTTGAAATGAACAATAATAATGCAATAGCGCTTGCAGAAGATCTATACAACTATAAAGATGACAAAATGAAATACGACCTCCAAGAAATTAATCAGATTATAAACTGGTCTCCCAGTAGATTAGCAAAAGCAGGAAATAAGCCATCACTTCCAATCGCCCAGATACTAAAAATCCTAAAGGGAAATCAAGAGAATTAATTTATTTTATTTTTATTTTACTACTAATAGTTTTGTTCATTTCTTTTTTGTAATCTTTATTAATATGATTATTTAATAAATATCCTCCCATCACCCTGTTCTATTGAAAAGGATTTTGCTTTTATGCCGGATGCTATGTCTGTATATTCTTCTTCGAAACTAACATTAGTATTAGAATAGGGCGAAGAAACGACAACTCCATTTTCAAATTCCCTCCAGTAGGCGTTATCCTTCTGGTAATATTTTCCCAAGGGGTTACCTAAGTTTAAATCATATTCTGGAAACCACCATGCCTGACCATGATCACGGGGACCAAAATCGTATGTAAAATAGGTATTGTCGTTTAGTAGGCTCAACGTTAGGCCAAGCCTCATTCTCTTCAAGTCTATATGTCCCGTATTTTCTGTATCAACTGCATAAATTACAATGTATTTGTCTTTACCTGCATCCAAACTCTCAACAAAAGTAACGCCCCAGCTGCCAAGAGCATTTTCTATGACATAACCGTCAAAATAACCTGTATATGAATCTATTTCAGAGAGATTTTTCCCCGAATTAAATATAACTAATTTATTTCCTTTATTTATTTTTTTAATCCGTTCCATAATTCGCTTGGTGCTTTCAATCCATTCTCGGTCGCTTATAACATCAGGGCAAGGGGACCATTCTGTAACCATGTCAATTACTATCCCGTCATGCTGTGGCTGACTTAGAGCTTTTTCATAAAAAGAGACTATAAGATCTGCCCATTGTTCACTTCTTGGATCCATAGCATAGATTTCACTCGTTCCAAATTCATCAGACCTCCACCCGAAAGCACACCTGCCTCCTTCTAAGTTGTGCAAATACATATCTTCAGTTAGTTCTATTGGAGCTTCTTTGCCATAATTGGCAACTGTAGTCAGAAAAGTCTTCCATTCATAGCTGTCATAGACCCAATTGACTGTCAATCCAGAAAGAAGAATTGCATTTGGATTTTTTGATTTGATTTTGTTAGCTTCCTCTTGGGTAATCCAACCAGTTATTACAAGATCAAAGGCTTTTTCACTATTAATTATCTCATCCTTTTTTGCCAAAAAGCTTGCGATCTTGGGGTATTTTATCAGTTCATTTTGCTCTTGTTCAGAAATAACAGAGTGCTCACTACAACCTGCTATAAGAAAGATTCCAATGAGTACTAATCCCAATATGGTCCCGACTATGGCTTTTCGTTTCATCTATGTCTCCTAAATTTATTGCTTACATAAAATATAATTTCCATAATTACAACTATCTAATATTTATATTTTCCGATTTTATAACGTTAGTAGAATTATTTGATTTAATTCAAGAATATACAAAATAGAAATCTTTATATGCCCAAATATTTCATTTTTTGCATCTATAATGGTGACAATTATGAAAAAAATATTAGTACTATTTATGATGGCTATTTTCATGCTTTCCACCATATCTGCTGTAATGGGGACAAAAGTTCTTTCTGAAGAGAGGATAACAACAAACACATCAGAGCAATATGATCCGGCCATATACGGCGACATCGTTGTCTGGGAGGACTATAGAAAAAGTAACTGGGACATCTACGGCTACAACCTGAAGACAAAGGAAGAGTTCCAGATAACAACAAACACATCAGGTCAATACGATCCGGCCATATACGGCGACATCGTTGTCTGGGATGACGATAGAAAAGGCAACTACGACATCTACGGCTACAACCTGAAGACAAAGGAAGAGTTCCAGATAACAACAAACACATCAGGCCAAGTTTATCCGGCCATATACGGCGACATAGTCGTCTGGCAAGACTATAGAAAAGGCAACTACGACATCTACTACTACAACCTGAAGACAAAGGAAGAGTTCCAGATAACAACAAACACATCAGAGCAATATGCTCCTGCTATATACGGCGACATAGTCGTCTGGCATGACTACAGAAAAGGCAACCCCGACATCTACGGCTACAACCTGAAGACAAAGGAAGAGTTCCAGATAACAACAGGCACATCAGGCCAAAGTGATCCGGCCATATACGGCGACATCGTTGTCTGGGATGACTATAGAAAAAGTAACTGGGACATCTACGGCTACAACCTGAAGACAAAGGAAGAGTTCCAGATAACAACAAACACATCAAGCCAAGTTTATCCGACCATATACGGCGACATAGTCGTCTGGCATGACACTAGAAAAGGCAATGCCGACATCTACGGCTACAACCTGAAGACAAAGGAAGAGTTCCAGATAACAACAGACACATCAGTCCAAGCTTATCCAGCCATATACTGTGACCGCGTAGTCTGGGAAGATTATAGAAATGTCGACTCCGACATCTACCTTGCATACCTAGACGTCGTATGCAGAGAATCAAAAAAGTCATTTCCAATGGATAAGTTCATGAAGATATTGGGACTCGGGCAAGAAGATTAATTTTATTTTTTCTTTTCAAACTTTTTTATATTTCAATTTTTATATTATTTCTTAATACCCTTAACGATCATGCCTTTTGGAACAACGTGCCCCTTCAAAGGGAGCCAAAATCCTTTAAAATATATGACAATTACCTCGCTAAATCCAGCTTCATTTAACATTTTTGTCATTTCACTGGCTGAGTACACTTTTAGATTCATTTGCTTAACATGTTTTGAGTGATCAAGCCCATCATCTTTGTTAAATGCCATTTCAATTACTAATCTGCCCCCAGGAGCCAATACCCTGTATATCTCTTTAAGTGATTTCACAGGCTCATCCCAAAAGAAAAATGTCTCAATTCCAACTACTGCGGAGAATTCATCGTTTCCCCAGGGTAAAGAAGACGCATCCCCCTTCTTAAATTCAGCTTTACCTGAATTAATGAGTTCTTTATTGATATCACTTGCTAGATTTACCATCTCTTGAGAACAGTCTAATCCAGCTATTCTTGCAACATGTGAAGCATACTTTTTTATAAACAATCCAGAGCCAAACCCTATTTCAAGGTATCTATCCTCTTCTTTAAGATCAAGCGCCTTTGCAGTATTTTTGTAAAAATCTTTATGTCCCCATGCCATGCTTCTAGCCAGTAATCTTCCAAAAGGCCCGGTAGGGTTTCTAAATTGCGACATTGTGATTTAATGTGGCTTTTTGTATATAAGAATAATGGGGAAATTTTTTTATAATATGTTTCAAATCACATCAGTTCTTTTTTAGCATTACCATGTCTTTGAGCTGCACCCCATTTTCATATATGGGGTTTGGGTAATTATCGATATAAAATCCTTTTTTTAGGCCAAATATCTCAAAACCTTCTTTCTGGTATAGGTGCAGCTGTTTAGTTGCTATATCTCCAGTCCCAATAATAATAGTCTTGAATCCTTTTGCCTTTGCCCTTAAAGAGGCGTCTCTTAGAAGTAGCGTACCTATGCCCCGACCTTGGTATTTTGTATCCACAGCGATATTTTTAATTTCGATAGTGTCATCACTTATTTTTTGAAGTACATAGACCGCTATAGTCTCGTTATCATTTTCAAATATGTAGATTTCAGAATCATTGATATACTTATCAATTGCCTCAATCGTTTCATCGGCTAGCAATAATAGCTTATAAGGGATTTCTTCATTTTTTTGAAGCTGTCTAATCATCTAACTCTCCTTTCATTCAACATTTTTGCGCATGGTAGGATACGATAGCCCATATGAGAGATTACTATGGCCTTATTCGGAGATGATTTTGAAAAAATAGGGGAAAATAATAAAATTTTTTTTAACAGTCCCCTACAAAGACCCCGGATCCCGGTTCTGTTCTTCTAGTAGTGTAGTAGTTCCAAAAGAGCTTTATCTCATTGTCTACCTCATACTGCTTTATCTGATCTATAAGGTTTAGAAATCCAGTTACCTCAAAAACTGTTATCCTTTGATTTGTCTTTGCGTCATACATCCCATATGATATAATGGGGCCACCCCTGCATAGCTCCCTCACTATGACTTCCTGCGATGCTGCACTTGCCATGCCTATTGATGCTAAAAATAGTATCAAAAAGACCATTAATGCGATCTTCTTCATATTCACCCTCCTTTCTATTATTTTTTGTCCAAATAGGATAGGGTTTCCATATATATAAAGATATAGAAAAAAATAGGGAAAATAGGGAAAAGGCATTTGTTCAAAAATCCCCCTATTCTTTCATCCAATTAGATAATTTTCTCTAATGGAAAGAATTATTAAAATGAAGAAATAATTTTGAATATCATTGAAATCACTAGGAGAGTAATAGATGAGGGGATATTGGAATAATCGATTTCTAAAAGAAAACGAAATCTGGGGAAAAATCCACAGTAACAGTGCAGAGTTGTGCCTTGAATATTTTTCTAGATTTAAGATAAAGAATATTCTAATTCCAGGGGTGGGCTATGGAAGAAATGCCCAATTCTTTGAAAAGAAAGGATTCATTGTAGAAGGGATAGAGATATCAGATCAAGCTATCAAAATAGCGAGAAACAACAGTTTGACTTTCCCAATATATGAAGGTAGCGTATTGGAAATGCCCTTTAACGATAAGAAATACGAGGGAATATATTGCTTTAATGTACTGCATCTGTTCAGACAGGAAGATAGAAAAGAGTTTATTGATAAATGCTATAATCAGTTAAATCCTGGCGGGATAATATTTTTTACTGTTTTTTCTGAAAATGAGCAATCATATGGCAAAGGTAAGAAGATTGAAGAAAACACATATGAAACTAAGCCTAATAGGCCAGTTCATTATTTTACAGATGAAGATCTAAGAAATCATTTCAATAAGTTCCTCATTTTGGATTCTGGGATTATGGAAGATCCCGAAAATCATGGAGAAGAAGGGCCCCACACACATATTATACGATACATAATTGCTCAAAAAAGGGTATACCATGAATTTAATGGAGAGAAGTATAAAATAGCTTCTAAGCATCAAAAGGAGTGGGGAACAAAAATAATTTCCAATCTAAAATTAAAAGATAACGAAGCGGTCCTCGATTTAGGATGTGGAGACGGGGCCTTAACAAAGCAGATAGCCTGTTTAGTTCCAAAGGGGAAAGTATTAGGAATCGATTCATCAGAAGGGATGATATCTACAGCGAAGGATTTAGAAGGGGGAAATCTTTCCTTTCAGAAGATGGATATAAATCTGATTTCATTTAGGGGTAGATTTGATCTCATATTTTCTAATGCCACCCTTCATTGGATTAAAGATCACAAGAAATTATTAGAGAATTGCTACAATGCTTTAAAACCCGGTGGCTCTATTCGTTTTAATTTTGCTGGTCAGGGCAACTGTTCAAACTTTTACAAAGTCATACAAGATATTATTTCAAATGAAAGGTACAAGGGATACTTTGAATCATTTGAATGGCCATGGTATATGCCGTCAATTGAAGAGTATAAAATCCTATTATGTGAAACGAATTTTAAAGAAATTGAGATATGGGAAGAGAATTCAGATAGGTACTTTGAGAATCAAGATGAAATGATTAGATGGATAGATCAGCCATCAATCGTTCCATTTCTAAGATTAGTTGATACTGATGATAAAGATAGATTTAGGAAAGAAGTCATTGAAAAAATGATTTGTAGTACAAAGCAGAAAGACGGCAGGTGCTTTGAAACATTCAGAAGAATAAACGTCTATGCAGTAAAATAATAAGTTATTTTTT
The sequence above is drawn from the Methanofastidiosum sp. genome and encodes:
- a CDS encoding DUF1801 domain-containing protein, producing the protein MERLREILVEAVPSLKEKMEYGVMCYDDLYYIANLPKQVNMGFSIIGLAPEEVKLFQGGGKTMRHLKFENIDSIDEEELVKVINLVRDKASPVHPKIRNK
- a CDS encoding DUF4405 domain-containing protein, which translates into the protein MHNVFITPQELPDEVVQLKKVMVNYWIDMGILVSSLLCISTGIIKWPGLIDQLSLSYSKVPILLLSNIHDWSGMIMGALAFVHVVLHLKWLTTITKNKFLGKFEIQKLNKKHISFILGLLVLLNMSIYLSESVIVQSENISELEHKDELIAYATDEKNQEIVSADVVVEKEDYSSLAGTCPRDRHCGSPSCPLWTDQNNDGLCDRG
- a CDS encoding class I SAM-dependent methyltransferase, with product MSQFRNPTGPFGRLLARSMAWGHKDFYKNTAKALDLKEEDRYLEIGFGSGLFIKKYASHVARIAGLDCSQEMVNLASDINKELINSGKAEFKKGDASSLPWGNDEFSAVVGIETFFFWDEPVKSLKEIYRVLAPGGRLVIEMAFNKDDGLDHSKHVKQMNLKVYSASEMTKMLNEAGFSEVIVIYFKGFWLPLKGHVVPKGMIVKGIKK
- a CDS encoding GNAT family N-acetyltransferase — its product is MIRQLQKNEEIPYKLLLLADETIEAIDKYINDSEIYIFENDNETIAVYVLQKISDDTIEIKNIAVDTKYQGRGIGTLLLRDASLRAKAKGFKTIIIGTGDIATKQLHLYQKEGFEIFGLKKGFYIDNYPNPIYENGVQLKDMVMLKKN
- a CDS encoding methyltransferase domain-containing protein, with the translated sequence MRGYWNNRFLKENEIWGKIHSNSAELCLEYFSRFKIKNILIPGVGYGRNAQFFEKKGFIVEGIEISDQAIKIARNNSLTFPIYEGSVLEMPFNDKKYEGIYCFNVLHLFRQEDRKEFIDKCYNQLNPGGIIFFTVFSENEQSYGKGKKIEENTYETKPNRPVHYFTDEDLRNHFNKFLILDSGIMEDPENHGEEGPHTHIIRYIIAQKRVYHEFNGEKYKIASKHQKEWGTKIISNLKLKDNEAVLDLGCGDGALTKQIACLVPKGKVLGIDSSEGMISTAKDLEGGNLSFQKMDINLISFRGRFDLIFSNATLHWIKDHKKLLENCYNALKPGGSIRFNFAGQGNCSNFYKVIQDIISNERYKGYFESFEWPWYMPSIEEYKILLCETNFKEIEIWEENSDRYFENQDEMIRWIDQPSIVPFLRLVDTDDKDRFRKEVIEKMICSTKQKDGRCFETFRRINVYAVK